One genomic segment of Ignavibacteriota bacterium includes these proteins:
- a CDS encoding amidohydrolase family protein, with protein sequence MKKIIIPKNILTVDEQNRILFNHAVEIEGNRIINIFPVQEIDKNKFNVEIFNFPNLTLIPGFVQTHVHLCQTLFRGLAEDMELLDWLQKKIFPYENSHDKNSLKLSAQLGIHELQKGGTTTILDMGTINHHEIIFDELIKSNMRAISGKCMMDINSLYPKFIENTEGSLNQSYQLAKEFHNSNNEKIKYGFAPRFVLSCSEYLLKETKSMMKDFQNSIYHTHSSENKSEIEAVKQMHNMENIEYFDSINILGDHTVLAHGIHVNEKEIGLLKNSKTRISHCPSSNLKLGSGVADIPRYLKENISVSLGADGAPCNNNLSQFTEMRLASLIQKPRYSPTAMDALIVFRLATIEGAKALNLQNEIGSIEIGKKADLVFLDLEKPNQTLIDENIYSTIIFSASNENVKEVMIDGDWVVRNGKSLNYNEDELYEKGKIELNELLKRAKLN encoded by the coding sequence ATGAAAAAAATAATTATTCCAAAAAATATTTTAACTGTTGATGAACAAAATAGAATACTTTTCAATCACGCTGTAGAAATTGAGGGAAATAGAATTATTAATATTTTTCCAGTTCAAGAAATTGATAAAAATAAATTCAATGTAGAAATTTTTAATTTTCCAAATCTTACGTTAATTCCCGGTTTTGTTCAAACACATGTTCATCTTTGTCAAACTTTATTTAGAGGTTTGGCTGAAGATATGGAACTTCTTGATTGGCTTCAGAAAAAAATATTTCCTTACGAAAATTCGCATGATAAAAATTCGTTAAAACTTTCGGCTCAATTAGGAATTCATGAATTACAAAAAGGCGGAACCACAACAATTTTGGATATGGGAACAATTAATCATCACGAAATTATTTTTGATGAATTAATAAAATCTAATATGCGCGCAATATCCGGGAAATGTATGATGGATATAAATTCACTTTATCCAAAATTTATAGAAAATACTGAAGGTAGTTTGAATCAATCATATCAGCTTGCAAAGGAATTTCACAATTCAAATAATGAAAAAATTAAATACGGTTTTGCACCAAGATTTGTTTTATCGTGTTCGGAATATTTGCTAAAAGAAACAAAAAGTATGATGAAAGATTTTCAAAATTCAATTTATCACACGCATTCATCGGAAAATAAAAGTGAAATTGAAGCAGTTAAACAAATGCACAATATGGAAAATATAGAATATTTCGATTCGATAAATATTCTTGGAGATCATACGGTTTTGGCTCATGGAATTCACGTAAATGAAAAGGAAATTGGATTGTTGAAAAATTCTAAAACAAGAATTTCTCATTGTCCTTCTTCAAATTTAAAACTTGGTTCCGGAGTTGCAGATATTCCAAGATATTTAAAAGAAAACATTTCGGTTTCGCTTGGTGCGGATGGAGCGCCGTGCAATAATAATTTAAGTCAATTTACAGAAATGCGATTGGCATCATTAATTCAAAAACCAAGATATTCGCCAACTGCGATGGATGCTTTAATAGTTTTTCGTTTGGCAACAATTGAAGGTGCGAAAGCTTTAAATCTGCAAAATGAAATTGGAAGTATTGAAATTGGTAAAAAAGCCGATTTAGTTTTTTTGGATTTGGAGAAACCAAATCAAACATTAATTGATGAAAATATTTATTCAACAATTATTTTTTCTGCAAGTAACGAAAATGTTAAAGAAGTAATGATTGACGGCGATTGGGTTGTTCGCAATGGAAAATCATTAAATTATAATGAAGATGAATTATACGAAAAAGGCAAAATTGAACTTAATGAATTATTAAAAAGAGCAAAGTTAAATTGA
- the rdgB gene encoding RdgB/HAM1 family non-canonical purine NTP pyrophosphatase: MKIIFATGNKGKLIEVRNIFSDTKFEIISMEEIGFAEEIIEDGKTFEENSFIKADKIFSGFKIPVIADDSGLAVDQLNGEPGIFSARYAGEDVSYYDNNIKLLNELKNFPEPHLAKFLCSAVYVDEKNRISVLGDLPGKIINEFKGEHGFGYDPIFQPDGFDLTLAQMNLEDKNRISHRAKAFNLLKKKIEEVKT; encoded by the coding sequence ATGAAAATAATTTTTGCAACCGGAAATAAAGGAAAATTAATAGAAGTAAGAAATATTTTTTCAGATACAAAATTTGAAATTATTTCTATGGAAGAAATTGGGTTTGCCGAAGAAATTATTGAAGATGGAAAAACATTTGAAGAAAATTCATTTATTAAAGCTGATAAAATTTTTAGTGGATTTAAAATTCCGGTAATTGCCGATGATTCAGGTTTAGCTGTAGATCAATTAAATGGTGAACCGGGAATATTTTCTGCGCGCTATGCCGGAGAAGATGTTTCTTATTATGATAACAATATTAAATTGTTAAATGAACTAAAAAATTTTCCCGAACCACATTTGGCAAAGTTTTTATGTAGTGCAGTTTATGTTGATGAAAAAAATAGAATTTCTGTTTTGGGAGATTTGCCGGGAAAAATTATAAATGAATTTAAAGGTGAACATGGATTTGGTTATGATCCAATTTTTCAACCGGATGGATTTGACTTAACTTTAGCTCAAATGAATTTGGAAGATAAAAATAGAATTAGTCACAGAGCAAAAGCATTTAATTTGTTGAAGAAGAAAATTGAAGAAGTGAAAACGTAG
- the ubiE gene encoding bifunctional demethylmenaquinone methyltransferase/2-methoxy-6-polyprenyl-1,4-benzoquinol methylase UbiE, with protein MIEKKTQVKRIFDSISHRYDFLNHFLSLGIDFYWRKKALELTKISSNSSLLDIACGTGDFSIAAKKIGVIEIIGVDLSKNMLSHFIEKVDWIKGNLVQSVAEAIPLKKEIFTNITVAFGVRNFYDIKKGFEEFFRVLQNNGKVTILEFRLPKNFLIKNLYQFYFQKILPLVGKIISKDNEAYTYLPESVNIFDSKIDLEKILCEVGFRNIEKFSLTFGIVQVVIAEK; from the coding sequence ATGATAGAAAAAAAAACACAAGTAAAAAGAATTTTTGACAGCATTTCACATAGATATGATTTCCTCAATCATTTTCTGAGTTTGGGAATAGATTTTTATTGGAGAAAAAAAGCTTTAGAGTTAACAAAAATTTCTTCCAATTCAAGTTTATTAGATATTGCTTGTGGAACCGGTGATTTTTCAATTGCTGCAAAAAAAATTGGCGTCATTGAGATTATTGGCGTTGATCTTAGCAAAAACATGCTTTCTCATTTTATTGAAAAAGTTGATTGGATTAAAGGAAATTTAGTTCAATCTGTTGCTGAAGCAATTCCCTTAAAAAAAGAAATATTTACTAATATAACTGTGGCATTTGGTGTTAGAAACTTTTACGATATAAAAAAAGGATTTGAGGAATTTTTTAGAGTTCTTCAAAATAATGGAAAAGTTACAATTTTGGAATTTCGTTTGCCGAAAAACTTTTTAATTAAAAATCTTTACCAATTTTATTTTCAAAAAATTCTGCCGCTTGTTGGAAAAATAATTTCTAAAGATAATGAAGCTTATACTTACCTTCCGGAATCAGTAAATATATTTGATTCAAAAATTGATTTAGAAAAAATTTTGTGTGAAGTTGGATTTAGAAATATTGAAAAATTTTCTCTCACGTTTGGAATTGTACAAGTTGTAATTGCGGAAAAATAA
- a CDS encoding phosphatase PAP2 family protein: MIFRKSIYKSLSATDLVIIFFYLFLISINLIFHNLIDEWILLTSLNISLIILVLFFADKAEITKSKIWENVHFYYVVPLIFLSFKEVYILLDAIHSSDYDSLLIAADRFLFGLDPTIFLYQFANPILTEILQIAYGTFFFLPIILGVEFQLKHKSREFDFIIFLVVYGFFLSYVGYFLLPAVGPRFTLHNFETTNLELPGIFLTNFLREIINSGESIPSGTINPFEVVQRDVFPSGHTQMTLIVMYLAVKLKSSNKLFFLIDGSLLIFATVYLRYHYVIDLIGGVVFMIFTILTGKYLFNWWQKKTGSEVINY, from the coding sequence ATGATTTTTAGAAAAAGTATTTATAAATCATTAAGTGCAACTGATTTAGTTATTATCTTTTTTTATCTATTTCTTATTTCAATAAATTTAATTTTTCACAATTTAATTGATGAATGGATTTTATTAACTTCGCTGAACATAAGTTTAATTATTCTTGTTTTATTTTTTGCTGATAAAGCTGAAATTACAAAAAGTAAAATTTGGGAAAACGTTCATTTCTATTATGTTGTTCCACTAATTTTTCTTTCTTTCAAAGAAGTATATATTTTATTGGATGCGATTCACTCAAGTGATTATGATTCTTTATTAATTGCCGCAGATAGATTTTTATTCGGATTAGATCCAACAATTTTTCTGTATCAATTTGCTAATCCAATCCTAACAGAGATTTTACAAATCGCGTATGGAACTTTTTTTTTCCTTCCAATTATTTTAGGAGTTGAGTTTCAGTTAAAACATAAATCACGGGAATTTGATTTTATAATTTTTTTGGTTGTCTACGGATTTTTTCTTTCATACGTTGGATATTTTTTACTTCCGGCAGTTGGTCCGCGATTTACTTTACATAATTTTGAAACAACAAATTTAGAATTGCCTGGAATTTTTCTAACAAATTTTCTGCGAGAAATAATTAACTCCGGAGAATCAATTCCTTCCGGAACAATAAATCCATTTGAAGTTGTTCAGCGTGATGTTTTTCCAAGCGGACATACACAAATGACTTTAATCGTTATGTATCTTGCCGTTAAATTAAAGTCTTCAAATAAATTATTTTTTTTAATTGATGGTTCACTATTAATTTTTGCAACAGTTTATTTACGATACCATTACGTAATTGATTTAATCGGCGGCGTAGTATTTATGATTTTTACAATTTTAACCGGTAAATATCTTTTTAATTGGTGGCAGAAAAAAACCGGCAGCGAAGTTATTAATTACTAA
- the mgtE gene encoding magnesium transporter, whose product MPIENEISNVKTVLQVDNELLESITGLIENEAEKSLLNIFADLHSADIAEIINRLDLANAKYAFSLLDTETAGEVILDIDESLREKILKDIDVKTISNIVEELYSDDATDIVSDLPETIARQVLRNIDKEDSEELKELLKYPEDTAGGIMTSNFVYVNTNATIKDAIEEVRKNAEEFEHIYHIYVLKENDELLGIVTLKSLLVNPLNLKIKSVIQEDLIFVTPEIDQEEVANIMHKYDLVAIPVVDEHRRMLGRITFDDIQDVIHEEASEDMQKIAGLTEEEEFSYSTFRVSRNRLPWLFVSLAGELLSALVLSSFQASIEQIIIASFFIPIVMAMGGSAGSQSAIVMVQAINAGDIWKNDTMKRLLKELRVAFVNSLICTIALLLITYFVFKVDLSFAYILSASLFIIMVNATMVGAIVPVILDRANIDPAIATGPFVTTTNDVVGLIIYFSLLTIFIS is encoded by the coding sequence ATGCCAATAGAAAACGAAATATCGAATGTAAAAACTGTTCTGCAAGTTGATAATGAACTTTTGGAAAGCATTACCGGCTTGATTGAAAATGAAGCAGAAAAAAGTTTGCTAAACATTTTTGCAGATTTACATTCCGCCGATATTGCCGAAATAATTAATAGATTAGATTTGGCAAATGCAAAATATGCATTTTCTCTGCTCGATACAGAAACTGCCGGTGAAGTAATTTTAGATATTGACGAAAGTTTAAGAGAAAAAATTCTTAAAGATATTGATGTTAAAACCATTTCTAATATTGTTGAAGAACTTTACTCGGATGATGCAACAGATATTGTAAGTGATCTACCAGAAACAATTGCAAGACAAGTTTTAAGAAATATTGATAAAGAAGATTCTGAAGAATTAAAAGAATTGCTCAAATATCCGGAAGACACTGCCGGCGGTATTATGACGAGCAATTTTGTTTACGTAAACACCAATGCAACCATCAAAGATGCAATTGAAGAAGTAAGAAAAAATGCAGAGGAATTTGAACATATCTATCACATTTATGTTTTAAAAGAAAATGATGAATTGTTGGGAATTGTAACATTAAAATCATTATTGGTCAATCCGTTAAATCTAAAAATTAAATCAGTAATCCAAGAAGATTTAATTTTTGTAACGCCGGAAATCGATCAGGAAGAAGTTGCAAACATTATGCACAAATATGATTTAGTTGCTATTCCCGTAGTTGATGAACATAGAAGAATGTTAGGAAGAATTACTTTTGATGATATTCAAGACGTAATCCATGAAGAAGCTTCTGAAGATATGCAAAAAATTGCCGGTTTAACTGAAGAAGAAGAATTTAGTTATTCAACATTTAGGGTTTCGAGAAACAGATTACCTTGGCTTTTTGTTTCGCTTGCCGGTGAATTATTAAGCGCATTAGTTCTTTCATCATTTCAAGCTTCAATAGAACAAATAATAATTGCAAGTTTTTTTATTCCAATAGTAATGGCAATGGGCGGAAGTGCAGGAAGTCAATCCGCTATTGTAATGGTTCAGGCAATAAACGCCGGTGATATTTGGAAAAATGATACAATGAAAAGATTATTAAAAGAATTGCGAGTTGCCTTTGTTAACTCACTTATTTGCACAATTGCTCTTCTTTTAATTACATATTTTGTTTTTAAAGTTGATTTAAGTTTTGCATATATTCTTTCGGCTTCTCTTTTTATTATTATGGTTAACGCAACAATGGTTGGAGCAATTGTTCCAGTTATTTTAGATAGAGCAAATATTGATCCGGCTATTGCAACTGGTCCTTTTGTAACAACTACAAATGATGTTGTTGGACTAATAATATATTTTTCACTTCTAACAATTTTCATCTCCTAA
- the rsmA gene encoding ribosomal RNA small subunit methyltransferase A: MAIKPLKKFGQNYLTDKNIVHKMIDCLQIQSSDSVLEIGPGKGFITNEISKKVEEFYAIEIDTRVIEDLKLNFPKAEIINSDFTKINLCDLNLKFPLKIIGNIPFNLTGDILFKLLDEKEIVKEASFIISNDIAKRLTAQKRTKEYGAITVIFNYFSTINLVTKVSLNVFYPKPNIDAAIIHLVFDKSESPKIDKEIFIKVVKASFGNRRKTLINSLRNSIFANCDFTTFEFNFSKRAEELDLIDFLHLTEFIQNNKCQ, from the coding sequence ATGGCAATAAAACCTTTAAAAAAATTTGGTCAAAATTATTTGACAGATAAGAATATTGTTCACAAAATGATTGATTGTCTGCAAATTCAAAGTTCAGATTCTGTGTTGGAAATTGGTCCCGGCAAAGGTTTTATAACTAATGAAATATCAAAAAAAGTTGAAGAATTTTACGCAATTGAAATTGATACACGAGTTATTGAAGATTTAAAACTTAATTTCCCAAAAGCTGAAATTATTAATTCAGATTTTACTAAAATTAATTTATGTGATTTGAACTTAAAATTTCCGTTAAAAATTATTGGAAATATTCCATTTAATCTTACGGGAGATATTTTATTTAAACTACTTGATGAAAAAGAAATTGTAAAAGAAGCAAGTTTTATTATTTCAAATGATATTGCAAAAAGGCTTACTGCACAAAAAAGGACAAAAGAATACGGAGCGATAACAGTAATATTTAATTATTTTTCAACAATTAATTTAGTAACAAAAGTTTCACTAAATGTATTTTATCCAAAACCAAATATTGATGCGGCAATAATTCATCTGGTTTTTGATAAATCAGAATCGCCTAAAATTGATAAAGAAATTTTTATTAAAGTTGTGAAAGCATCATTCGGAAATAGGAGAAAAACCTTAATTAATTCCCTTAGGAATAGTATATTTGCAAACTGTGATTTCACAACATTTGAGTTTAATTTCTCAAAACGAGCTGAAGAATTAGATTTAATTGATTTTTTACATTTAACAGAATTTATTCAAAACAATAAATGCCAATAG
- a CDS encoding ROK family protein, with the protein MAKDYIISVDLGGTKILSALINKEKQIVDRTKVSTDIKKGADFLVESVAESIKELLSKNGIDESQIKALALGVPGTVNPESGIISVAPNLQIENFNIKKEMGKYFNIPMLLENDVNMAALGIKYFEYNNTINNGLVVFLGTGIGGGLIFNGQFYRGSSFFAGEIGHMKVRSNGYFDGDGEKSTFENLASRTAIVNNIIKKSEKKNTALRKIIKDKEKIKSKNLQKAIEQKDELVIEEIEKACKIVGTVLGSITTLLNLDTIVLGGGLIEANEKFMMEKIEKAFKNSAIKDAAKIVNLKATTLGDDAPLYGGYALVEEFIKDEN; encoded by the coding sequence TTGGCAAAAGATTATATTATTTCCGTTGATTTAGGTGGGACAAAAATACTTTCTGCTTTAATTAATAAAGAGAAGCAAATTGTTGATAGAACAAAAGTTTCTACCGATATAAAAAAAGGTGCTGATTTTTTAGTAGAATCTGTTGCGGAAAGTATTAAAGAATTGTTGAGTAAAAATGGAATTGATGAATCGCAAATTAAAGCTTTGGCATTAGGTGTTCCGGGAACTGTAAATCCGGAAAGCGGAATTATTTCAGTTGCACCAAATTTGCAAATTGAAAATTTCAACATAAAAAAAGAAATGGGAAAATATTTTAACATTCCAATGCTTTTGGAAAATGATGTTAACATGGCGGCTTTGGGAATTAAATATTTTGAATATAACAATACAATTAACAATGGATTAGTAGTTTTTCTAGGAACCGGAATTGGGGGCGGACTAATTTTTAACGGACAATTTTACAGAGGTTCATCATTTTTTGCCGGCGAAATTGGGCATATGAAAGTTAGATCAAATGGTTATTTTGATGGAGACGGAGAAAAATCTACTTTTGAAAATCTTGCGAGCAGAACAGCAATTGTAAATAATATTATTAAAAAATCAGAAAAGAAAAATACAGCTCTAAGAAAAATTATTAAGGATAAAGAAAAAATTAAAAGCAAGAATTTGCAAAAAGCTATTGAACAAAAGGACGAATTAGTAATTGAAGAAATTGAAAAAGCTTGTAAAATTGTCGGAACAGTTTTAGGAAGTATTACAACATTATTAAATTTAGACACAATTGTTTTAGGCGGCGGATTAATTGAAGCAAATGAAAAATTTATGATGGAAAAAATTGAAAAAGCATTTAAAAATTCAGCAATAAAAGATGCGGCAAAAATTGTGAATTTAAAAGCAACAACTCTTGGCGATGACGCTCCGCTCTATGGGGGATATGCTTTAGTTGAGGAGTTTATAAAAGATGAAAATTAA
- the blaOXA gene encoding class D beta-lactamase, giving the protein MKIKILLFQLICFVVSNFSQTPIEEITENYFVKNEWESFFNKANVTGTFVLYNLTKDSCLVYNSDRAETQYLPASTFKIPNSLISLETKVINDENEIIKWDGEKRFIDNWNQDHNLKSGIKYSVVWFYQELARRIGFEKMQEFVTKINYGNKKLGDKIDTFWLEGDLRINAVEQILFLNKFIKNELPFSKRNMEIVKNILLVDSTDAYKLYAKTGWSARVEKDKQIGWYVGFVETKNDTWIFAINIDINDEKDLPQRINITREILKSEGIIK; this is encoded by the coding sequence ATGAAAATTAAAATTTTATTATTTCAATTAATTTGTTTTGTGGTTTCTAATTTTTCTCAAACTCCGATTGAAGAAATTACTGAAAATTATTTCGTTAAAAATGAATGGGAATCTTTTTTCAATAAAGCAAATGTTACCGGAACTTTTGTCCTTTATAATTTAACAAAAGATTCATGTTTAGTTTATAATTCCGATAGAGCTGAAACTCAATATTTGCCGGCATCGACTTTTAAAATTCCCAATTCATTAATTTCACTTGAAACCAAAGTAATAAATGATGAAAATGAAATTATAAAATGGGATGGCGAAAAAAGATTTATCGATAATTGGAATCAAGATCATAATTTAAAATCGGGAATAAAATATTCGGTGGTTTGGTTTTATCAAGAATTGGCGAGAAGAATTGGATTTGAAAAAATGCAAGAATTTGTAACAAAAATAAATTATGGTAATAAAAAACTCGGTGATAAAATTGATACTTTTTGGCTTGAAGGAGATTTAAGAATTAATGCCGTTGAACAAATTTTATTTTTAAATAAATTTATTAAGAATGAATTACCTTTCTCCAAACGAAATATGGAAATTGTAAAAAATATTCTTTTGGTTGATTCTACCGATGCTTATAAATTATATGCAAAAACCGGTTGGTCAGCACGTGTTGAAAAAGATAAACAAATTGGCTGGTATGTTGGTTTTGTTGAAACTAAAAATGATACTTGGATATTTGCAATTAATATTGATATAAATGATGAAAAAGATTTACCACAAAGAATTAATATTACACGAGAAATTTTAAAGTCGGAAGGAATAATTAAATAA
- a CDS encoding SGNH/GDSL hydrolase family protein produces the protein MIKFYTKIFLINLLIVILLFGLFEISIRFAFPQIQLPGTEKSLLEENVYFTSPGLVANSHGYSNGIIKFVDQNRFWKLNSPNKNVKNKILFLGDSITMGIGVESDSTFAGLLNSSLTESQILNSALIGYSSLDYKNIIKKFFLDEGNQNKISSVVLFWCLNDIYSNFTLNNEIEINSSNWLNRVLIFIRNNFKFYHFLKHIFFDRAESYYLYDENFYNNENLQFQTAVKNLKDIKQILDSKKINFYVITLPYEYQIRNKNVVNFNPQTLLVDSLRSFNINAIDISKNILKSKFNSKDLYLYGDGIHFSKVGHNLLSKIIPNSIPL, from the coding sequence TTGATAAAATTTTATACAAAAATTTTTTTAATAAATTTACTTATCGTAATTCTCTTATTTGGATTATTTGAAATTTCAATTCGTTTTGCATTTCCCCAAATTCAATTACCAGGAACTGAAAAATCACTCTTAGAAGAAAATGTTTACTTTACTTCTCCCGGCTTAGTTGCAAATTCTCACGGATATTCAAATGGAATAATAAAATTTGTCGATCAAAATAGATTTTGGAAATTAAACTCACCAAACAAAAATGTTAAAAATAAAATTTTATTTTTGGGTGATTCTATTACTATGGGAATTGGAGTTGAATCTGATTCAACATTTGCCGGTTTACTTAATTCTTCATTAACCGAATCACAAATTTTAAATTCTGCTCTAATTGGATATTCAAGTTTAGATTATAAAAATATTATTAAGAAATTTTTTTTAGATGAAGGAAATCAAAATAAAATTTCCTCTGTTGTTTTATTCTGGTGTTTAAATGATATTTATTCCAACTTCACTCTTAACAATGAAATTGAAATTAATTCTTCAAATTGGCTAAATCGGGTTTTAATTTTTATTAGAAACAATTTTAAATTTTACCATTTTCTAAAACACATTTTTTTTGATAGAGCTGAATCTTATTATTTATATGATGAAAATTTTTACAATAATGAAAATTTGCAATTTCAAACTGCGGTTAAAAATTTAAAAGATATAAAACAAATTTTAGATTCTAAAAAAATAAATTTTTATGTCATAACCTTGCCGTATGAATATCAAATCAGAAATAAAAATGTTGTAAACTTCAATCCGCAAACTTTATTGGTTGATTCATTAAGATCATTTAATATTAATGCTATTGATATTTCTAAAAACATTTTAAAAAGTAAATTTAATTCAAAAGATTTATACTTATACGGTGATGGAATACATTTTTCAAAAGTTGGTCATAATTTGTTAAGCAAAATAATTCCAAATTCAATTCCGTTATAA
- a CDS encoding PHP domain-containing protein has product MKADLHTHTTYSDGALSPQELLDLARKKQISVIGITDHDSVNGIDEAIKYGKKIGIEIIPGVEISTDIEDSEVHILGYFIDYKDKELNKVLKFFRDERIERAKRIIKKLNKLKIEITFEDVLEFSKNAPICRPHIAKAILGKGYIKNYMQAFYKYIGDDGPAFERKIHVSPQSALKIISDAGGLSFIAHPGKMKESILNNLIKLGIDGIEVVHSSHKKYQQKFYSDIVNEYCLLSSGGSDFHGGLRNDESNFGKYFIDESILNNIKNSLTSNYHK; this is encoded by the coding sequence ATTAAAGCAGATTTACATACTCATACAACATATTCAGACGGAGCTCTCTCGCCTCAAGAGTTATTAGATTTAGCTCGCAAAAAACAAATTTCAGTAATTGGAATAACTGATCATGATTCCGTTAATGGAATTGATGAAGCTATAAAATATGGCAAAAAAATTGGGATTGAAATAATTCCCGGTGTTGAAATAAGTACGGATATTGAAGATTCGGAAGTTCATATTTTAGGGTATTTTATTGATTATAAAGATAAAGAGTTAAATAAAGTTTTGAAATTTTTTAGAGATGAAAGAATTGAGCGCGCAAAAAGAATTATAAAAAAATTAAATAAACTTAAAATTGAAATAACTTTTGAAGACGTTCTAGAATTTTCAAAAAATGCTCCAATTTGCAGACCTCATATTGCAAAAGCAATTTTAGGAAAAGGTTATATAAAAAATTATATGCAGGCATTCTATAAATATATTGGCGATGATGGTCCGGCTTTTGAAAGAAAAATTCATGTATCGCCGCAAAGTGCTCTTAAAATTATTAGTGATGCCGGCGGACTTTCATTTATTGCTCATCCGGGAAAAATGAAAGAATCAATTTTAAATAATCTTATTAAATTGGGAATAGATGGAATTGAAGTAGTTCATTCATCACATAAAAAATATCAGCAAAAATTTTATTCCGATATTGTAAATGAATATTGTTTGCTTTCAAGCGGCGGATCTGATTTTCACGGCGGATTAAGAAATGATGAATCAAATTTTGGTAAATATTTTATTGATGAATCGATTCTCAATAACATCAAAAATTCACTTACTTCAAACTATCATAAATAA
- the gap gene encoding type I glyceraldehyde-3-phosphate dehydrogenase, with product MAIKVGINGFGRIGRQVINVLSDKGLLGKEVDVVAVVDVSTDAKYFAYQLKYDSVHGKFNGTLSSEKSDPSLTEDDVIVINGDKIKCVMAQRDPSQLPWGELGVDIVIESTGLFTDSEKAKGHIAAGAKKVLISAPGKGDVKTLVMGVNDDEYQPEVHNIVSNASCTTNCLAPVVHVLLKEGIGIENGLMTTIHSYTATQKTVDGPSKKDWRGGRAAAINIIPSTTGAAKAVGEVLPVTKGKLTGMSFRVPTANVSVVDLTFRSEKETSIEEIDALMKKASETYLKGILGYSNEEVVSTDFIHDERSSIYDSLATLQNNLKGEKRFFKVVSWYDNEWGYSNRVVDLLLKMGK from the coding sequence ATGGCTATCAAAGTAGGAATTAATGGTTTTGGAAGAATTGGAAGACAAGTAATAAATGTACTTTCTGATAAAGGATTACTTGGTAAAGAAGTTGATGTTGTAGCTGTAGTTGATGTCAGCACAGATGCAAAATATTTTGCTTACCAATTAAAATATGATTCGGTTCACGGTAAATTTAACGGAACTTTAAGCAGTGAAAAAAGCGATCCATCTTTAACTGAAGATGATGTAATAGTTATAAATGGCGATAAAATTAAATGCGTTATGGCTCAGAGAGATCCTTCACAATTACCTTGGGGTGAATTAGGTGTTGATATCGTAATTGAATCAACCGGTTTATTTACAGATTCTGAAAAAGCTAAAGGTCATATTGCCGCTGGTGCAAAAAAAGTTTTAATTTCTGCTCCGGGAAAAGGTGATGTTAAAACTTTAGTTATGGGTGTTAACGACGATGAATATCAACCGGAAGTTCATAATATTGTGTCAAATGCTTCTTGCACAACAAACTGTTTAGCTCCCGTTGTTCACGTTTTATTAAAAGAGGGAATTGGAATTGAAAACGGTTTGATGACGACAATTCACTCATATACTGCAACACAAAAAACTGTTGATGGACCTTCTAAAAAAGATTGGAGAGGCGGACGCGCTGCAGCAATTAATATAATTCCATCTACAACCGGCGCAGCAAAAGCTGTTGGCGAAGTTTTGCCAGTTACAAAAGGTAAATTAACCGGAATGTCATTCCGTGTTCCAACAGCAAATGTTTCTGTTGTTGATTTAACTTTCCGTTCAGAAAAAGAAACTTCAATTGAAGAAATTGATGCGCTAATGAAAAAAGCTTCGGAAACTTATCTAAAAGGAATTCTAGGATATTCTAACGAAGAAGTTGTTTCTACAGATTTTATTCATGATGAAAGATCTTCAATTTATGATTCTCTCGCAACTTTGCAAAATAATTTAAAAGGTGAAAAAAGATTCTTCAAAGTTGTTTCTTGGTATGATAATGAATGGGGTTACTCAAACAGAGTTGTTGATTTATTGTTAAAAATGGGAAAGTAA